From a single Leptospira levettii genomic region:
- a CDS encoding phosphotransferase: protein MHTGINETHLDFIHSRYGKNCNITPLQEEASSRRYFHISTSKDKEEVVCIDETVNEDFIVLSQFLSENGIHVPKIFESNKNLGIICMSFEGKLDYSSYHLTEYQNHFTNLIELILKLQSLDPPGFVKTRKFDTEKLSFETNLTIEKFNAFKEIYKIKTSFSNEALAFIEETVGYLNQYPINVFTHRDFHCRNLLRSPNSDYVLIDYQDARMGVPQYDLASILYDAYYPLPREFRMKMLKYFEERNIDQSKKFKDTFYLQALQRSFKALGTYFRMVTDHKKDKFKPSIVSCLNQLEEIIQLGMFPDSLFIFVRSLREELILHKDFKKL, encoded by the coding sequence GTGCATACTGGAATCAATGAAACTCATTTAGATTTTATCCATTCTCGTTATGGAAAAAATTGTAACATCACTCCTTTACAAGAAGAAGCATCCAGCCGGCGATACTTTCATATTTCGACATCTAAGGATAAGGAAGAAGTTGTCTGTATTGATGAAACAGTAAACGAAGACTTTATTGTTTTAAGTCAATTTTTGTCTGAGAATGGCATTCATGTTCCAAAAATCTTTGAATCGAATAAAAACTTAGGCATTATTTGTATGTCTTTCGAAGGAAAATTGGACTATAGTTCCTATCATTTAACTGAATACCAAAATCACTTTACGAATCTAATTGAATTAATTTTAAAATTACAATCACTCGATCCACCTGGATTCGTAAAAACCAGAAAGTTCGATACTGAGAAACTTAGTTTTGAAACTAATCTAACAATTGAAAAGTTTAATGCTTTTAAAGAAATTTATAAAATCAAAACTTCATTCTCAAATGAAGCTCTGGCTTTTATTGAAGAGACAGTTGGGTATTTAAATCAATACCCCATCAATGTTTTTACGCACCGAGATTTTCATTGTCGAAATCTTTTAAGATCACCGAATTCAGACTATGTACTGATTGATTACCAAGACGCACGAATGGGTGTACCACAGTATGATTTAGCATCAATTTTGTATGATGCTTATTATCCACTTCCAAGAGAATTTAGGATGAAGATGCTCAAATACTTTGAAGAAAGAAATATAGACCAATCAAAAAAATTCAAAGATACATTTTATCTGCAAGCTCTACAAAGATCATTTAAAGCACTTGGTACATATTTTCGAATGGTAACCGATCACAAAAAGGACAAATTCAAACCATCGATCGTTTCCTGTTTAAACCAATTGGAAGAAATCATCCAGTTAGGAATGTTTCCGGATTCACTTTTTATTTTTGTGAGGAGTTTAAGAGAGGAGTTGATTTTACATAAGGATTTTAAGAAATTATGA
- a CDS encoding nucleotidyltransferase family protein, with product MNAFVLAAGFGKRMGSLTQNTPKPLLQIQSITLLDYALYLLHIWKIQKVWINAHYLGEQILNHVKNFTGFPIEVSIEKDKILGTAGGIRTALPENPDSEPILLINPDTLFFPNSEFTPKHSLAKGIKIHLYLLPIPEGENYTKISIRKDGTLEFGKGEFYYIGLSVIDPSCLSNLEKNHFYDLSDTFRECAIKGEITGEIFPGEVLDLGTKELWESYLNKDVFGSNLTKIKSFLSRSNMT from the coding sequence ATGAATGCGTTTGTACTTGCAGCTGGTTTTGGCAAACGAATGGGTTCCCTCACTCAAAACACTCCGAAACCACTTTTACAAATCCAATCGATCACTTTACTTGATTATGCACTCTACTTATTACATATTTGGAAAATCCAAAAAGTCTGGATCAATGCACACTACTTAGGAGAACAAATTCTCAATCATGTAAAAAACTTCACAGGTTTTCCAATAGAGGTTTCTATTGAGAAAGATAAAATCTTAGGAACTGCTGGAGGAATTCGTACTGCATTACCAGAAAATCCGGATTCAGAACCAATTTTACTCATTAATCCTGATACTTTATTTTTCCCCAATTCAGAATTTACACCAAAACATAGTTTGGCGAAAGGAATTAAAATTCATTTATATTTATTACCGATTCCAGAGGGCGAAAATTATACAAAAATTTCAATTAGAAAAGATGGTACCTTGGAATTTGGCAAAGGTGAGTTCTATTATATAGGACTTTCTGTGATTGATCCTTCCTGTTTATCCAACTTGGAAAAAAATCATTTTTATGATTTGTCCGATACATTCCGAGAATGTGCAATTAAAGGTGAGATCACCGGAGAAATATTCCCCGGTGAAGTTTTAGATTTGGGAACGAAGGAATTATGGGAATCGTATCTAAACAAAGATGTATTCGGTTCCAACTTAACTAAGATAAAATCATTCTTAAGTCGGTCCAATATGACTTAG
- a CDS encoding glucose-6-phosphate isomerase, translating into MSNLKISDRFVKPFLPQNHLETELERAETARQTLLNRTGLGKEFLGWVTLPSQMNSEDLQTIRKAAETIQSHSQYLVVVGIGGSYLGARAVIEALTPEFSHPETQKKTVKILYAGHHLDADYHFRLLAFLENKEFSVNVISKSGTTTEPAIAFRLLLSLLERKYGKENIKNRVFATTDKSKGALKHLADEYGFPTFIIPDDVGGRYSVFTPVGLLPIAAAGFSINKLIDGAKQMQSNLKSTTSKEGNLASLYAAMRNGLYGLGKTTEIFVSYQPTLNYLAEWWKQLFGESEGKNAKGIFPASVQFTTDLHSMGQYIQDGERKLMETVIKIETPKQDVYLTEKTDDNDGLNYLAGKKLSEVNQSAILGTLIAHKDGGVPCIEIILPTINEEVLGELMYFYEFACAISGYMLGVNPFDQPGVEDYKNNMFALLGKKGYEKRKEEILSHIGPT; encoded by the coding sequence ATGTCGAATCTAAAAATTTCTGATCGTTTTGTGAAACCCTTCCTCCCGCAAAATCATCTGGAAACAGAATTAGAAAGGGCAGAAACAGCTCGTCAGACCCTTTTAAATCGAACTGGATTAGGGAAAGAATTCTTAGGATGGGTAACTTTGCCTAGCCAAATGAATTCAGAAGACTTACAGACAATTCGAAAAGCTGCTGAAACCATCCAATCTCATTCGCAATACTTAGTCGTTGTAGGTATTGGTGGTAGTTATTTGGGTGCAAGAGCGGTCATCGAAGCACTCACTCCTGAGTTTAGTCATCCTGAAACACAAAAGAAAACGGTCAAAATTTTATACGCCGGGCATCATTTAGATGCAGATTACCATTTCCGTCTCCTTGCATTTTTAGAGAATAAAGAGTTTTCCGTAAACGTGATTTCTAAATCTGGAACAACAACTGAACCAGCTATCGCCTTCCGTTTGTTACTTTCTTTGTTAGAGAGAAAATATGGAAAAGAAAACATTAAAAATCGAGTGTTTGCAACTACCGACAAATCTAAGGGTGCTCTCAAACACTTAGCTGATGAATATGGATTTCCGACATTTATCATACCTGATGATGTAGGAGGTAGGTATTCTGTTTTTACACCTGTTGGATTACTTCCAATTGCAGCTGCTGGATTTAGCATCAACAAACTAATTGATGGTGCCAAACAAATGCAATCGAATCTAAAATCTACAACTTCTAAAGAAGGTAACTTAGCTAGCTTATATGCTGCGATGCGAAATGGATTATATGGTTTAGGAAAAACAACAGAGATTTTTGTATCTTATCAACCAACATTGAATTATTTGGCGGAATGGTGGAAACAGTTGTTTGGCGAAAGCGAAGGAAAAAATGCAAAAGGTATTTTTCCAGCTTCCGTCCAATTCACAACTGATTTGCATTCTATGGGACAATACATTCAAGATGGTGAAAGAAAATTAATGGAAACTGTCATAAAGATTGAAACTCCAAAACAAGATGTTTATCTCACCGAAAAAACAGATGATAATGATGGTTTAAATTATTTAGCTGGGAAAAAACTTTCTGAAGTGAATCAAAGTGCAATCTTAGGAACTCTGATTGCACATAAAGATGGAGGAGTGCCTTGTATTGAAATCATTTTACCCACTATTAACGAAGAAGTTTTGGGTGAACTTATGTATTTTTATGAATTTGCATGTGCTATTTCTGGTTATATGTTAGGTGTAAATCCATTCGATCAACCTGGTGTTGAAGATTATAAAAACAATATGTTTGCTCTACTCGGAAAAAAGGGGTATGAAAAACGAAAAGAAGAAATTCTAAGTCATATTGGACCGACTTAA
- the galK gene encoding galactokinase: MDSLRSKENLNQFERIFGKTNTNPRLFEAPARINIIGEHVDYLGGIVLPAAINFSVQVFLRPNQSNLYRFHSITFNETISIKKPFLSNQNAPWTDYITGVIVELEAEGHSIPGFDLLVDGNIPQGSGLSSSAALEVVTGFAISECFGLGIKREKIAVIGQKAENNFVGTKCGIMDQFIIAVGKQNDCISLNTDTLNYSYHHFELGDHEFYLINSNVKHNLKDSAYNRRRLECESALQKIHSKFPNFKQLYDVTLTDSELKNCNLTPDELKRTSHVISERERTNQVIQGLESNQFSKVGAALYEAHDSLSKNFEVSCEETDFIVSQLKDLGVMGARMIGGGFGGCVLVLDKKERFAKINEEMKKSYQQKFNLALDFYKFQISDGVKEISK, from the coding sequence GTGGATTCATTGAGAAGTAAAGAAAATTTGAATCAATTTGAACGTATATTTGGAAAAACAAATACAAATCCGCGTTTGTTTGAAGCGCCCGCAAGGATCAATATCATTGGTGAACATGTAGATTATTTAGGTGGAATCGTTCTACCAGCAGCGATCAATTTTTCAGTCCAAGTATTTTTACGGCCAAATCAATCTAATCTCTATCGATTTCATTCTATAACATTTAACGAAACCATCTCCATCAAAAAACCTTTTTTATCTAATCAAAATGCACCTTGGACTGATTATATTACAGGAGTGATTGTTGAGTTGGAAGCCGAGGGACATTCCATTCCAGGTTTTGATTTATTAGTGGATGGAAATATTCCCCAAGGTTCTGGCCTTTCATCTTCCGCTGCTTTAGAAGTGGTAACAGGTTTTGCCATCTCAGAATGTTTTGGACTGGGTATCAAAAGAGAAAAAATAGCAGTCATCGGGCAAAAAGCCGAAAATAATTTTGTTGGTACCAAGTGTGGGATTATGGACCAATTCATCATCGCAGTTGGAAAACAAAATGATTGTATTTCATTAAACACTGATACTCTAAATTATTCTTATCATCATTTTGAATTAGGCGATCATGAATTTTATCTCATCAATTCCAATGTAAAACATAACTTAAAAGACAGTGCATACAATCGGAGACGGTTAGAATGTGAATCGGCTTTGCAAAAAATTCATTCAAAGTTCCCAAATTTTAAACAATTGTATGATGTTACCTTAACAGATTCGGAACTAAAAAATTGTAACCTCACTCCAGATGAACTCAAACGAACAAGTCATGTAATTTCCGAAAGAGAAAGAACAAATCAAGTAATCCAAGGATTGGAATCGAACCAATTTTCAAAGGTGGGAGCTGCCTTGTATGAAGCACACGACTCCTTATCTAAAAACTTTGAAGTCTCTTGTGAAGAAACAGACTTCATTGTATCGCAACTTAAAGATTTAGGAGTCATGGGTGCAAGGATGATTGGAGGAGGATTTGGCGGATGCGTACTCGTACTAGACAAAAAGGAAAGATTTGCCAAAATAAACGAAGAAATGAAAAAAAGTTATCAACAAAAATTTAACCTTGCGTTAGACTTCTACAAGTTTCAAATCTCGGATGGAGTGAAGGAAATTTCCAAATGA
- a CDS encoding STAS domain-containing protein, whose protein sequence is MIDNWDDYTVESGDFKMEVLQQRFVPLPESAVYFELSGEINLYNSQVMKENLEILISKGINHIFLNFEQVSYIDSSGLGVCLGIHSRLVKQKGYIRIVSPSEKVRYVLELTKLKSLLQIFPTLEQAVAQV, encoded by the coding sequence ATGATTGATAATTGGGATGATTATACCGTAGAAAGTGGTGATTTCAAAATGGAAGTCCTGCAACAAAGATTTGTCCCACTCCCGGAATCTGCCGTTTATTTTGAGTTATCGGGAGAAATAAATTTATACAATTCCCAAGTCATGAAAGAAAATCTAGAGATTCTCATATCAAAAGGAATCAATCATATCTTTTTAAATTTTGAACAAGTCAGTTATATTGATAGTTCTGGATTAGGCGTTTGTTTAGGAATCCACTCAAGACTCGTAAAACAAAAGGGATACATTCGCATCGTATCACCGTCTGAAAAGGTTCGTTATGTTTTAGAACTTACGAAATTAAAAAGCCTGCTCCAAATTTTTCCTACATTGGAGCAAGCTGTTGCACAAGTTTAG
- the mtnP gene encoding S-methyl-5'-thioadenosine phosphorylase, translating into MTNVVKIGVIGGTGLYSIDGMEILKEIHPDTPWGKPSDTITIGRFKGKEIAFLPRHGKGHFLNPSEVPARANIAALKQLGVEEIIAFSSVGSLRQEIAPRDFVIPSQIIDRTKARHATFFENGMVAHAPFADPFSPGLAKKVEDAAKQINLPIHTNKTLICMEGPLFSTRAESHMYRSWGADIINMTVLPEAKLAREAEILYQMVCMSTDYDCWKEDEAHVTLEMVLANLSANADTAKKLLSTLIDHLGKSDDTSLVGSTKFSLVTAPEKRNPEQIKKLKFLFPSYF; encoded by the coding sequence ATGACAAATGTAGTAAAAATCGGGGTAATTGGTGGAACAGGACTCTATTCAATCGATGGAATGGAAATTCTTAAGGAAATTCATCCTGATACACCGTGGGGAAAACCTTCAGATACAATTACAATAGGTCGTTTTAAAGGAAAGGAAATTGCTTTTTTACCAAGACATGGCAAAGGTCATTTTTTAAATCCAAGTGAAGTTCCGGCACGCGCTAATATTGCCGCATTAAAACAGTTAGGTGTCGAAGAAATTATTGCATTTAGTTCTGTAGGAAGTTTGAGACAAGAAATTGCTCCTAGAGATTTTGTGATTCCATCTCAAATCATTGACAGAACAAAAGCAAGGCATGCAACATTTTTTGAAAATGGTATGGTTGCACACGCTCCTTTTGCAGATCCTTTTTCGCCTGGACTTGCAAAAAAAGTAGAAGATGCAGCAAAACAAATTAATCTTCCAATACATACAAACAAAACTTTAATCTGTATGGAAGGACCATTGTTTTCCACTCGGGCAGAATCTCATATGTATCGATCTTGGGGTGCCGACATCATCAACATGACAGTATTACCTGAGGCAAAATTAGCAAGAGAAGCAGAAATCCTTTATCAAATGGTTTGTATGTCTACTGATTATGATTGTTGGAAAGAAGATGAAGCGCATGTAACATTGGAAATGGTTCTAGCGAACTTAAGTGCCAATGCTGACACTGCAAAAAAATTATTATCCACTTTGATCGATCATTTAGGAAAGTCGGATGATACTAGTTTGGTGGGAAGTACAAAGTTTTCTTTAGTGACTGCTCCAGAAAAACGAAATCCAGAGCAGATTAAAAAATTAAAATTTTTATTTCCAAGTTACTTCTAA
- a CDS encoding DUF4139 domain-containing protein, with protein sequence MKSKIVTITSLTFLLFTTTTITSDSAFDLSTESDRKSVSVTIYNGGIGLVRETRVLNLSKGIKTLRFEDVPSQIIPQTVRVKGEDPKKLTVFEQNYEYDLISPERLMDKYIGKEVTLYQDGKEKTTSVKAKLIANNGNPVYQIGNEVSLGYNGRVTVPTIPENLFAKPTLVWKLKNETEKEQSVEVSYQTNGLGWSADYILVLDKEENECGLNSWVTLNNNSGAEFKNAVLQLVAGKVNLLSNRPAYTPQPRYVKKTMAKEYDEMADSAPEFNQENLSEYYLYTLDQPTTIGYNQTKQVQLFQSEGIEIKKYFVFENLPMYEGNEKNFNNATIKYIFKNAKKNNLGRPLPQGTIRVFKADSKGRQQLLGEDTIDHTPENEDVKIKTGQAFDVVANGKRLSYEVFKLSRGDKSSYSVEIRNRKKEAIEIRFYASLWGDWTITKSSHKFIKESSTKTYADVPLKAGETVTLDYTVETKY encoded by the coding sequence ATGAAATCCAAAATAGTAACCATCACAAGTCTTACATTTCTATTATTTACCACTACCACCATCACTTCTGACAGTGCTTTTGATTTATCAACTGAATCAGATCGTAAGTCAGTGAGTGTTACCATTTATAATGGTGGGATTGGACTAGTAAGAGAAACAAGAGTTCTCAATCTTTCAAAAGGTATCAAAACATTACGATTCGAAGATGTGCCTTCACAAATCATTCCACAAACTGTGAGAGTGAAAGGGGAAGACCCAAAAAAATTAACTGTCTTTGAACAAAACTATGAATATGATTTAATTTCCCCAGAACGGCTCATGGACAAATACATTGGAAAAGAGGTAACTCTTTACCAAGATGGAAAAGAAAAAACTACCTCCGTGAAAGCCAAACTCATTGCCAATAATGGAAATCCTGTCTACCAAATTGGGAATGAAGTCTCTTTAGGTTACAATGGACGTGTCACAGTACCAACGATTCCAGAAAATTTATTCGCTAAACCAACGTTAGTTTGGAAATTGAAGAATGAAACCGAGAAAGAACAATCAGTAGAAGTTTCCTATCAAACCAATGGGCTTGGTTGGTCTGCCGATTATATTCTTGTTTTAGACAAAGAAGAAAACGAATGCGGACTTAATTCTTGGGTCACGCTGAATAATAATTCAGGTGCTGAATTTAAAAATGCAGTACTTCAGTTAGTTGCAGGCAAAGTAAATTTGCTTTCCAATAGACCAGCCTACACACCTCAACCTCGTTATGTAAAAAAAACGATGGCGAAAGAATATGATGAAATGGCTGATTCTGCTCCTGAATTTAACCAAGAAAATCTTTCCGAATACTACCTCTACACTTTAGACCAACCTACAACTATAGGATACAACCAAACCAAACAGGTACAACTTTTCCAATCGGAAGGAATTGAAATTAAAAAGTATTTTGTTTTCGAAAACCTTCCTATGTATGAAGGAAATGAAAAAAATTTCAATAATGCCACGATTAAGTACATTTTCAAAAATGCAAAAAAGAATAACTTAGGAAGACCACTGCCTCAAGGAACCATTCGTGTTTTTAAAGCTGATTCCAAAGGTAGACAACAATTACTTGGTGAAGATACAATTGACCATACACCTGAAAACGAAGATGTAAAAATCAAAACTGGCCAAGCATTTGATGTCGTTGCCAATGGAAAACGTCTTTCTTATGAAGTGTTCAAACTTTCTAGAGGGGATAAATCTTCTTATTCCGTTGAAATTCGAAATCGAAAAAAAGAAGCGATTGAGATTCGATTTTATGCAAGTTTATGGGGAGACTGGACCATAACAAAATCTTCTCACAAGTTCATCAAGGAATCCTCAACAAAAACCTATGCTGATGTTCCACTCAAAGCAGGTGAAACAGTGACTTTGGATTACACAGTTGAGACAAAATACTAA